A genomic region of Dermacentor andersoni chromosome 9, qqDerAnde1_hic_scaffold, whole genome shotgun sequence contains the following coding sequences:
- the LOC126527158 gene encoding uncharacterized protein isoform X1 translates to MIGGMASRPSYLGGIQREIPCVDLGRLAAGIKSISLKFKAHGVDLDEPCSKTVENASRCWITWYLPALNEAMRVASMHVFEHAPGKFALSSVPNANSEYENPESTLLESVALVYLLLKEHRCITRLDVGDTAVLFYYFPSLLCKALRQNKGLKQVRLRPDDARGIWRETHALTILSSALTKLSAGLDELDISELMPTVESVGGIADAVKKGSLRRLVICNGSSSKIARRLLRAVGYSSSLTVLEIGGTKTLPLSSAAILSDALKSNTILRKLSIERVGINAVGTLLKSLDKNTTLEELALLYSYNAPEAILWDGFEALRVNRGLKCLKLVHLNMVNSCALIIADILLKNESLQEICLSENPITDLGARALAKALQQNSTLKRLDISDCRLNWQGLSSFIKFISHNTAIECVRLGFVDVPETWTPSSPLTASLCARLDVTWNTRGLEEWALSIRQGEHHFPRLCVGWTADAKSSGVVQWFDAVRASGISVTELVINCPGTVAQECGEAAVSFLENTSSLKKLTVETVDNSYSYVTAIIRGLARNKSVREAIFHQSLHIDQDVKALRELMRTNRTLHRLAFKAHFLREHAVRSLARALEDNFVLLAFDLEYSPYVTMHPILSILDRNQSLLNRAVDCVLSSSPEAESIRALRLLCECESLLDAVADVSGKGREECRSLVQESVRRLQSVP, encoded by the coding sequence ATGATCGGCGGCATGGCGTCGAGGCCCAGTTACCTCGGTGGCATCCAACGTGAAATCCCCTGCGTGGATTTAGGACGGCTCGCAGCAGGGATCAAGAGCATCTCGCTGAAGTTTAAAGCCCACGGTGTAGACCTCGACGAGCCTTGCAGCAAGACTGTGGAGAACGCGAGTCGCTGCTGGATCACGTGGTACCTGCCCGCGCTGAACGAAGCGATGCGCGTCGCTTCAATGCACGTCTTCGAGCATGCTCCTGGCAAGTTCGCGCTCAGTTCGGTTCCGAACGCTAACTCGGAGTACGAGAACCCCGAGAGCACCCTCCTCGAAAGTGTCGCGTTAGTGTATTTGTTGCTGAAAGAGCACCGATGCATCACGCGTCTGGACGTGGGTGACACAGCAGTTTTGTTCTACTACTTCCCGTCGCTGCTTTGCAAAGCACTGCGGCAGAACAAAGGACTTAAACAAGTCCGACTTCGCCCCGATGACGCCAGAGGTATTTGGCGCGAAACGCACGCTTTGACTATCCTGTCTTCGGCCCTGACGAAGCTATCTGCAGGACTGGACGAGTTGGACATCAGCGAGCTCATGCCAACTGTCGAGTCCGTAGGAGGAATCGCCGACGCGGTTAAGAAAGGCAGCTTGCGCCGTCTCGTTATTTGTAACGGCTCGTCGAGCAAGATCGCGAGGAGATTGCTCCGTGCAGTCGGCTATTCTTCCTCTTTGACCGTGCTCGAAATCGGGGGTACCAAGACATTGCCGTTATCGAGCGCCGCTATCTTGTCCGATGCATTGAAGAGCAATACAATTCTCCGAAAGCTTTCCATAGAAAGAGTGGGAATAAACGCGGTCGGAACGCTGCTCAAATCCCTGGATAAGAACACAACTTTAGAGGAGCTGGCACTTCTCTACTCGTATAACGCACCGGAGGCCATCCTGTGGGACGGGTTCGAGGCACTACGTGTGAACCGTGGACTAAAGTGCCTGAAGCTCGTCCATCTTAACATGGTCAACAGTTGCGCCCTAATTATCGCGGATATTTTGCTAAAGAACGAGTCCCTTCAAGAAATATGTCTCTCCGAGAACCCCATCACCGATCTCGGCGCTCGCGCTCTAGCCAAGGCCTTGCAGCAAAACTCGACCTTAAAGCGCCTGGACATCTCTGACTGCAGGCTGAACTGGCAAGGGTTGTCAAGCTTTATAAAATTTATCTCGCACAACACTGCGATCGAGTGCGTTCGACTCGGTTTCGTCGACGTTCCTGAGACTTGGACGCCGAGTTCGCCCCTTACCGCGAGCCTATGCGCTCGCCTGGATGTAACGTGGAATACGCGCGGTCTCGAAGAATGGGCCTTGTCGATACGACAAGGGGAGCACCACTTTCCTCGACTTTGCGTCGGCTGGACAGCGGATGCCAAGTCGTCTGGCGTCGTGCAGTGGTTCGACGCAGTGCGCGCCAGCGGCATTTCGGTCACAGAACTCGTCATCAACTGTCCCGGAACAGTCGCTCAGGAGTGCGGCGAAGCCGCGGTGTCCTTTCTAGAGAACACCAGTTCTTTGAAGAAGCTTACCGTGGAGACCGTCGACAACTCCTATAGCTACGTGACCGCCATCATCCGGGGCCTTGCTCGTAACAAGAGTGTCAGGGAGGCCATATTTCACCAGTCCCTCCACATAGACCAGGACGTCAaagccttgcgagaactcatgcGCACGAACCGTACCTTGCATCGCCTGGCGTTCAAAGCTCACTTTCTCAGAGAGCACGCCGTCCGCTCTCTGGCACGTGCTTTAGAGGACAACTTTGTTCTTCTCGCTTTCGACTTGGAGTACTCGCCTTACGTCACCATGCATCCGATCCTGAGCATCCTCGACAGGAATCAGTCGCTTCTTAATCGTGCCGTCGACTGCGTGTTGAGCTCCTCGCCGGAAGCGGAGTCGATTCGGGCCTTGCGCCTTCTCTGCGAATGCGAATCGCTACTCGATGCTGTTGCTGACGTTTCGGGCAAGGGACGAGAGGAATGTAGGAGCCTAGTGCAGGAATCAGTTCGCCGCCTACAGAGCGTGCCGTAA